The following coding sequences lie in one Arachis ipaensis cultivar K30076 chromosome B05, Araip1.1, whole genome shotgun sequence genomic window:
- the LOC107639999 gene encoding G-type lectin S-receptor-like serine/threonine-protein kinase LECRK4: MASATFFMASLLFLHMTLAFANITINSTLSTTNNNNAWRSPSGEFAFGFHQLKDTNLFIVAIWYDKIPEKTIVWSSYSLSNPTPTGSKIQLTPTGLKLTTPNGESTWIAQTNNPLSHGSMLDTGNFVLASSDNKKLLWQSFKNPTDTLLPNQTLESDATLTSRLTDTNYTRGRFQFYFQNDTIMLSPLAWPTEFRYDNYDVFGHAARLVFDESGEIYLETENGNRTTPQAPKWQPNLALDPRNNYYRATLDYFGVLTQYVHPKDSNSQQGWRVLRYTPSNICTSIFNDYGSGACGYNSYCSMEEQRPTCNCPDGYTLIDPSNVFGGCQPNFTLGGCGADNYGEELQARPEDLYNFSVLSDVDFPLNDYEQIQPYSQDECQQDCLHDCNCAVAIYTNNQTCWKKRLPLSNGRAQSGGQTILIKTRVAPLGIPTGAESKKDHNKIKPGFHGLLIGSLVINVVLLAAVLLAFHLKKRKRDIKVSSLLETNLHSFSYEALNVATREFSEELGRGSFGIVYKGTIESRFYNVVAVKKLDRLAQEGEKEFKAELSAIGKTCHKNLVRLIGFCDEGTNRMLVYEFMSKGALANFLFGQTKPIWDLRVRFALGIARGLVYLHEECDTPIIHCDIKPQNILIDDNFNAKISDFGLAKLLLSDQSRTNTMIRGTRGYVAPEWFRNVPVTVKVDVYSFGVMLLEIICCRRSVLMLESGEEEKAVLTDWAYDCFVERRIDALVDDDTEAIADSGRLQRWVKIAIWCIQEHHEMRPTMGIVLQMLEGLVEVSNPPSPFSLNPVSSLPHSQEP, from the coding sequence ATGGCTTCAGCAACCTTTTTCATGGCTTCCCTTCTCTTTCTTCACATGACACTAGCCTTTGCCAACATTACCATAAATTCAACACTCTccaccaccaacaacaacaatgcaTGGCGTTCACCTTCAGGTGAATTTGCTTTTGGATTTCACCAACTCAAAGACACAAATCTCTTCATAGTTGCCATATGGTACGACAAAATACCAGAAAAAACCATAGTTTGGAGTTCATATTCACTCAGCAATCCAACACCAACAGGATCAAAGATTCAGTTAACACCAACAGGTCTAAAACTAACAACTCCCAACGGTGAATCCACATGGATAGCACAAACCAACAACCCTCTTTCCCATGGTTCTATGCTTGACACTGGAAACTTTGTTCTTGCAAGCAGTGATAACAAGAAACTTTTGTGGCAAAGTTTCAAGAACCCCACAGATACTTTGTTGCCAAACCAAACTCTTGAATCTGATGCCACTCTCACTTCTAGATTGACTGATACAAACTACACAAGAGGGAGGTTTCAATTCTATTTTCAGAATGACACCATCATGTTAAGTCCTCTAGCATGGCCTACCGAATTTCGCTATGATAATTACGATGTTTTCGGACATGCTGCACGCTTGGTGTTTGATGAAAGTGGTGAGATATATCTGGAGACAGAGAATGGTAATAGAACAACACCACAAGCTCCTAAATGGCAACCCAACTTAGCTCTTGATCCTAGGAACAATTACTATAGAGCTACACTTGATTACTTTGGAGTTTTGACTCAATATGTTCATCCAAAGGACTCAAATTCTCAGCAAGGGTGGAGAGTTTTAAGGTACACTCCTAGTAACATTTGCACAAGTATTTTCAATGATTATGGAAGTGGTGCTTGTGGTTACAATAGCTATTGCTCCATGGAAGAACAGAGGCCTACTTGCAATTGCCCTGATGGGTATACTCTGATTGATCCAAGCAATGTTTTTGGTGGATGCCAACCGAATTTCACTCTTGGTGGTTGCGGAGCAGATAATTATGGCGAAGAATTGCAAGCGCGCCCAGAAGATCTATATAATTTTAGTGTTTTGAGTGATGTGGATTTTCCTCTTAATGATTATGAGCAGATTCAACCTTACTCTCAAGATGAGTGCCAACAAGATTGTTTACATGATTGCAATTGTGCTGTTGCAATCTATACCAACAATCAAACCTGTTGGAAGAAGAGGTTGCCTCTTTCTAACGGAAGAGCACAAAGTGGAGGCCAAACAATACTTATCAAAACAAGAGTTGCACCTCTTGGCATTCCCACTGGTGCTGAATCAAAGAAAGATCATAATAAGATTAAGCCAGGTTTTCATGGATTACTTATTGGATCGCTTGTCATCAATGTTGTACTCCTGGCTGCAGTTCTTTTGGCTTTTCACCTGAAGAAGCGAAAAAGGGACATCAAAGTCTCAAGTCTTCTAGAAACAAATCTGCATTCTTTTAGCTATGAAGCACTGAATGTTGCGACACGGGAGTTTAGCGAAGAACTGGGAAGGGGTTCCTTTGGCATTGTTTACAAAGGAACCATAGAATCAAGGTTTTATAATGTGGTGGCAGTCAAGAAGCTTGACAGATTGGCACAAGAAGGAGAGAAGGAATTCAAGGCTGAGTTGAGTGCCATTGGTAAAACCTGCCACAAGAATCTGGTAAGGTTGATTGGATTCTGTGATGAGGGAACTAACAGAATGCTTGTCTATGAGTTCATGAGCAAAGGTGCTCTGGCAAACTTCCTATTTGGACAAACCAAACCCATTTGGGATCTCAGGGTAAGGTTTGCTTTGGGGATTGCAAGAGGGTTGGTGTACTTGCATGAAGAGTGTGACACTCCCATCATTCATTGTGACATAAAACCTCAGAATATACTCATAGATGATAACTTCAATGCAAAGATATCTGACTTCGGGTTGGCCAAGTTGTTGTTGTCTGATCAGAGCAGGACCAACACCATGATCCGAGGAACAAGAGGTTATGTTGCTCCGGAATGGTTCAGGAATGTTCCTGTGACGGTTAAGGTGGATGTTTATAGCTTCGGTGTTATGTTACTAGAGATCATTTGCTGCAGAAGGAGTGTGCTGATGTTGGAGTCCGGGGAGGAAGAGAAGGCTGTGCTGACTGATTGGGCTTATGATTGCTTTGTAGAAAGGAGAATAGATGCTTTGGTGGATGATGATACGGAGGCTATAGCTGACAGTGGAAGGTTACAAAGGTGGGTGAAGATAGCAATTTGGTGCATTCAAGAGCATCATGAAATGAGGCCAACAATGGGGATTGTGTTGCAAATGCTTGAAGGCTTGGTTGAAGTCTCCAATCCACCATCACCCTTTTCTTTAAATCCAGTTTCTTCACTGCCACACAGCCAAGAACCATAA
- the LOC107642588 gene encoding ubiquitin carboxyl-terminal hydrolase 3, with translation MKTRSREVCAWSGKERSKKLLTKTMASVQQSTSASSKRWLPLEANPDVMNQFLWGLGLPQDEAECCDVYGLDDQLLEMVPKPVLAVLFLYPITTQTEEERLQQEHEKREYSSKVYFMKQTVGNACGTVGLLHALGNPTSEIKLVEGSFLDKFFKSTASMDPMQRAKFLENDGEMEVAHSVAANAGDTEAADNAYAHFICFACVDGQLYELDGRKSEPISHGPSSPSTLLKDAAKVIKSMIQKNPDSINFNVIAVSKKSKDGF, from the exons ATGAAAACGAGAAGTCGAGAAGTGTGTGCCTGGAGTGGGAAGGAAAGAAGCAAAAAACTTTTAACAAAAACAATGGCGTCGGTACAACAAAGCACCTCTGCTTCCTCTAAAAGGTGGCTTCCTCTCGAAGCTAATCCTGATGTCATGAACCAG TTCCTATGGGGGCTTGGGCTTCCACAGGATGAAGCAGAATGCTGTGATGTTTATGGCTTAGATGATCAGCTTCTCGAAATGGTTCCTAAGCCTGTTCTTGCTGTTCTTTTCCTTTATCCTATAACCACTCAg ACTGAAGAAGAGAGGTTGCAACAGGAACATGAAAAAAGG GAATATAGCAGTAAAGTGTATTTTATGAAGCAAACTGTGGGTAATGCTTGTGGTACAGTAGGATTGCTTCATGCTCTTGGCAACCCCACGTCTGAGATTAAGCTTG TTGAGGGGTCATTCTTGGATAAGTTCTTTAAATCTACTGCAAGCATGGATCCAATGCAG CGTGCAAAATTCCTTGAGAATGATGGAGAAATGGAAGTTGCTCATTCAGTGGCAGCAAATGCTGGCGATACAGAG GCAGCAGATAATGCATATGCTCATTTTATCTGCTTTGCTTGTGTGGATG GTCAACTTTATGAGCTTGATGGAAGAAAGTCAGAGCCAATATCTCATGGTCCATCTTCGCCAAGTACTTTGTTGAAG GATGCAGCTAAAGTGATTAAGAGCATGATCCAGAAAAATCCAGACTCCATCAACTTCAATGTCATTGCTGTATCAAAGAAATCCAAGGATGGATTCTAA
- the LOC107642590 gene encoding probable enoyl-CoA hydratase 2, mitochondrial has translation MMHALRSLSRSVGRDSISNVIAYQYKASLSFVTVSHQPHHIATHHHYQYQTQRTLILEPSASEFVKLQKLQHSDSGIVEVTLDRPKNKNAIDTKLMRGLKHALELINQDSSTNVAIITSSVPGVYCAGADLKERKTFTAFEVREYSKALRATFSFLERLPIPTIAAVEGAALGGGLELALACDFRICGEDAVLGLPETGHAIIPGAGATRRLPRLISKAIAKDLILTGRRVYGREAEALGLANYCVPAGEAYTKALEVARNINEKGPIAVRAGKRAIEEGLLIIDPAEAADLEEACYEMTLNTKDRLEGLAAFVEKRKPNYKGE, from the exons atgatgCATGCGTTGAGATCACTGAGCCGGAGTGTGGGTAGAGACTCCATTTCCAATGTGATAGCTTATCAGTATAAAGCTTCTTTGAGCTTCGTTACAGTTTCTCATCAACCTCACCACATCGCCACTCATCATCACTATCAGTATCAGACCCAACGGACCCTCATTTTGGAGCCTTCCGCTTCTGAGTTCGTCAAGCTTCAAAAACTCCAGCACTCAGATTCTG GGATTGTTGAGGTAACTTTGGATAGGCCTAAAAATAAGAATGCCATAGACACCAAATTAATGAGAGGGTTAAAGCATGCATTAGAGTTGATTAATCAAGATTCTTCCACTAATGTTGCCATCATCACCAGTTCAGTTCCTGGTGTCTATTGTGCTGGTGCCGATTTGAAG GAACGCAAGACGTTTACTGCATTTGAGGTTCGGGAATATTCCAAAGCTCTTCGCGCAACTTTCTCATTTCTAGAG AGGCTTCCCATACCAACTATTGCTGCTGTTGAAGGGGCAGCATTGGGTGGTGGGCTTGAACTGGCCCTGGCATGCGACTTTCGAATATGCG GAGAAGATGCTGTCTTGGGTTTGCCAGAGACAGGACATGCTATAATCCCGGG GGCTGGTGCAACAAGAAGACTACCTCGATTGATCAGTAAGGCAATAGCAAAGGATCTTATATTGACCGGTCGAAGGGTTTACGGCAGAGAAGCTGAGGCTCTAG GGCTTGCCAACTACTGTGTTCCTGCTGGTGAAGCTTACACAAAGGCACTTGAAGTTGCCAGGAATATCAATGAGAAG GGTCCGATTGCGGTAAGGGCTGGTAAAAGAGCAATTGAGGAGGGACTTCTGATAATAGATCCGGCAGAAGCTGCAGATTTGGAAGAAGCATGCTATGAGATGACTTTGAATACCAAAGATAGGTTGGAAGGCTTGGCTGCATTTGTTGAGAAGAGAAAGCCAAACTACAAAGGTGAATGA
- the LOC107640001 gene encoding uncharacterized protein LOC107640001: MDSILSPKNLDSQLRKLHFQFSDLISPLLGLDFQFVSLTFIPLLPPDVGNWFSSYKYQSPDPDTNFGFEESEFRGSNIQKNEEEKANFEIDKIQDEVVEDDKHNEKVCLTRSLDSFSSDSPLSEPLDIGNWFSSYAYESYVPDTYSMTKDVVSEESECEKERLDLEVINEDEDRSQNDHPKACFPHHSPSDENKRVEEPSRRGHNGTAVEKNLATTCTSHLENVLQPCIQDKTLKHNSNPKEYGETIRMNHGSVNCSRKAQIVPLDVKKSSGYRIQEMIQNNDIREAKSEAKIQHGTVDVSISLCKRSSGTSSTCTRNKENDGFISTRKDKCAKPNGENSWKKPEIVSLQCSTKTGTVPLACEKQAVKKRKALIDVTNVQQSNVIEITGKWKCPQKGKPYVGPALKQLRLEKWVHRVL; encoded by the exons ATGGATTCAATTCTAAGCCCTAAAAACCTCGATTCCCAG CTGAGAAAATTACATTTTCAATTTTCTGACTTGATTTCCCCCCTGCTTGGTTTAGATTTCCAATTCGTTTCCCTCACCTTCATTCCCCTTCTG CCTCCTGATGTTGGTAATTGGTTCTCAAGCTACAAGTATCAGTCTCCCGATCCGGATACAAATTTTGGGTTTGAAGAATCTGAGTTTAGAGGATCCAATATCcagaaaaatgaagaagaaaaggcGAATTTCGAAATTGATAAGATCCAAGATGAAGTAGTTGAGGATGATAAGCACAATGAGAAAGTGTGTTTGACCAGG aGTTTGGATTCTTTTAGCTCAGACTCACCCCTTTCAG AGCCTCTTGATATTGGAAACTGGTTCTCCAGCTATGCATACGAGTCTTATGTGCCGGATACGTATAGCATGACTAAGGATGTTGTTTCAGAAGAGAGTGAGTGTGAGAAGGAAAGGCTTGATTTAGAAGTCATAAATGAAGATGAAGACAGGTCTCAAAATGATCATCCAAAAGCATGTTTTCCACATCATAGCCCTTCTGAtgaaaacaaaagggtagaagaGCCTTCTAGGAGG GGTCACAATGGTACTGCAGTTGAAAAAAATTTAGCTACTACATGCACTTCCCATTTGGAAAATGTTTTGCAGCCATGTATACAGGATAAGACATTGAAACATAATTCTAATCCAAAGGAGTATGGGGAAACAATAAGGATGAATCATGGAAGCGTTAATTGTAGCCGAAAAGCGCAGATAGTGCCATTAGATGTCAAGAAAAGTTCAGGCtatagaattcaagaaatgatacAAAATAATGATATCAGAGAAGCAAAATCAGAAGCTAAGATCCAACATGGCACGGTTGATGTGAGCATAAGTTTATGTAAAAGATCCTCAGGAACGAGTTCAACTTgtacaagaaataaagaaaatgatGGATTTATTTCAACAAGGAAGGACAAATGTGCCAAACCCAATGGTGAAAATTCTTGGAAGAAACCAGAAATAGTATCACTACAATGTTCAACAAAAACAGGAACAGTTCCATTGGCCTGTGAAAAGCAAGCTGTCAAAAAGAGAAAGGCATTAATAGATGTAACAAATGTTCAACAATCCAATGTCATTGAGATTACAGGGAAATGGAAATGCCCTCAAAAGGGTAAACCGTATGTTGGGCCTGCTCTGAAGCAACTTAGGCTTGAGAAATGGGTTCATAGGGTTTTATAA